taattttaacaagGAAAGTGCTGCTTGGGAACTAGTATAGATTCATATTTTTAACAGTAATACATATAAATAatatagaaattatttttaacaaagagtAAATAGAGCCTTCTGTAAATGTTTACGCAGCGCGGAAGGATTTAATTCTCTTTACACCGCAGTCCGGGTGAAtcctcgattctgattggctgctgggtgtacattaaaaagtgaaaaactgaccagacggttcaggcttccggTAATTTGTGTTGACTCGTTATCGGGCATTATTCCCTTTGTAcgctgttgaaaaaaaactctCTTCTTTATTTCGAAGTCAAATTGGTGCCGCTAAACGCCTCGTGACGTTTGTTTGGAGGCGGTTTCCAAACAAGCCGTTAGGTTTCgtttctccctccctcccttgaAAGTGCGTCATCGTCTCTccgaacagcagcagcagttttcaTGATGGCGGAGGAGGCCGACTTTTCCCTGTGCgctctggaggaggagctgacCTGCTGCATCTGCCTGAGCCCCTTCGACTGTCCGGTCACCATCCCCTGCGGACACAACTTCTGCCAGGACTGCCTGCTCGCCACCTGGGAGGACGCCAACTTCAGCTGCCCTCAGTGTCGGACCAGCTTCCCGTCCAGGCcagagctgcagaagaacaCGGTCCTCAGCTCCGTGGTGGAGGCCTTCAAGCTGAAGTCCTCCAAGAACAGCTCAGCCATCCCGACCGAGCAGGAGAGCAAAGCTGAGGAGCAGAGCAAAGCTGAGGAGAAGCATGTGGTCCTCTGCGACACATGTATGGAGGCAGAGGCCTCCAGGACCTGCCTCACCTGCATGGCCTCCTACTGCGAGGAGCACCTGCGGCCTCACCGGGAGAACCCCACCTTCCGCGTCCACCAGCTGATCGATCCTGTGGGGGATCTGTCGGAGCACATCTGCTCCGAACACCACAAGCTGATGGAGCATTTCTGCACGGAGCACGGACGTCTGATCTGCAGCTCCTGCCTCCAGCAGGTCCACAAATCctgctccttctcctctcctgaGGAGCAGAGGGGCCTGAAGGAGGTAAGTCTTCCTCCACAGCTCCCATCTGCCAGCCCGAAGTCAAGTGTCTGATGAAGccctccttcatcagttaagaTGCAATCCCCAGAGCCCCATCCCATCGAAAAGCTCCATAATCATTTCAGTATTTCAGGAGGGTAAATACTATAACAATAAGAAATTTACAACTGAGCAACAGAAAACTGTGGCTCCTTTCTGTTACTTTTCTGACTTGTATAGATTTTTATGTACTTTAAAAAGCTTGTTGTGAACGTGTTCGTATCAAATTCCTGAACATTtgttgtcaaaaaaatgaagaaaaaaagtttttccaagTTTTACAATCTGAGTCCCATATTCCTCCTCCAGCAAAATGAGTTGGTAAACAAAactatggttaaaaaaaaaaaaaagctgaacaaacaaaaatgtttcagtgGCTCCCTTACTGACCTGTAGACTTTGTTCCCACACAACAAACATGATTGGTTCTTTTTGTAGTTGTCACAGTACAATAACAGGCAAGAATTGTACTTCCTGATTGAGACCGATTTAAAGTCAAATGAACTGGAGCCAAGTCAGTTCAGGGAGTGATCGCTGCATGGCTTGATTCAAGCAATTCATCCCCAGCATGCTGACATACTGGTCTGGGATTAcatttagggtgtattcagacggGAAAAGTCTGTTAATCCGGTCTGAGAACGCTAAATTTAGTCCGGCTCTAGTCATGAACGTTGCATTTGGACTGTCGGACTGTCAGCCGGAGAGTTCTGTTCTGggccaaagcttgtaaacaaaaccatgtgactaaacaTCTGTTTAGTCGTTGGCCAGGAATTGCGAGGGTGGGGCAAAGTGACGAGAGGAAGAATACTGGATAATGTCTCAACGTTGGTACGACACTTTGTACTTTGGTACggcggaggcatgctgcaaggcggttactgaggtccagtgtttttatttagactgctgaaactcagagcaaactggacctcagtctgattggaaacgaaccgttgaaagatgggtcagagagcggttcctggtcctggaccaggatGTACCGAGACTGAAAATTTGGTCCAGATTATCGAGAGAAACAAATTCTAGCTCAGTttaatgtgtccagtctgagtGGACCCCGGGGGAGGATcggtgaaagtttttttttttttttttttttgtaattgccttcaaaataatattaataaccttttgattgacaggtggtcACGTGACCAAACGCTCTGTTGGTGATGGGTTTCTACTCAAATCgttcttggttctttttttgtttctgcagaacgacTTCAGAGCAAAGTTGAGTTTGCTGAACGAGAAGATCGAGAGGACGGATTCGGTTGTTCTCCAGATAACTGACATGCAGAACAAGCTTAAGGTAACCTTCAGACAAATTCGAGTCAAATGTCCCTACAGCAGCAGGACACATGGATGGGCGTCTTCATTTGGACCATTTTTCCAGGGGGCTGCCAACAGCAGAAAGACGGCGCTGTCGGCTGCGTACCAACAACTGAGGGACGTGCTGGCTCAAGATGAGCGCGCTGCTCTGCACGAGGTGGACTGCGAGCTGGAGAAGGGTCAGATGAAGCTTCAGCACTTCGCCAAGAGGTTCTCCGAGAACAACGAGAAGATGAGGACCGCCAGGGAGGACATCAACGAACTGCTGCGTCGGTCCCAGACCACAGCCTTTCTGCAGGTGGAGTTTGTGCTGGAAGGAAACTGCACAGAGGAGCAGAACAACGACAAAACTGATGctggtttttatttcatgattgTTTCCAGGCCTCCTTTGAACTTCCAAAGGTCATAAAGTTTGACCCTTATGCGCCTCGGATCAACCTGGATTCTGAAAGAGTGACAGCAGCACAGAGCTTTGCTGCTGACCTGAAGGGGAGTCTGATGGAGATTCTGTCTCAGCCCTTTGAGGCCAGACCACCTCTTCTTGGATCAGGTAACCGACTGACTTTCTCTGTTTCTGCACGTCTTGTGTGGAATTGTTCTTTCTCTTGTCGTGACTTCTTCACCCCTTTTGATGTATATAAATGTGCGAGTAAGCAGCGGAATGTCTGACAAGTCATAAACTgttgaatgtatatattttccAGGCGATGCTGAAACATCTGGGTCAGAATCGGAACCTGAAAGTACCGGGGATGAGCCATCGAGTACGTCCTCCTTTCATGAAGAGTCTTCCGGGTTGGGGTTGACGCCATGGTGGCAGCAAACGGCTGCAATTATCTACTTAATTTATTGCTGAAAAAAGCCAAATCATTGCAAAAAAGTGGCAACCGCTGAACCTTTTCAACTGGAGCTACGTTCACCCCCCCCCTCTGCCAAGCGTGTTAAATCGGccccttccaatgaaaagtgggATTCTGTGTTCAAAGATCTCATCTTCACCCCcagctgtgcagtttttacaACCGTTTGAGCTCTTGCTGCAAGTTGCAGCCATTGAACGCGTGTTGAACGGAAAACCagattgaactttgaccaatcggagaCTCCGATTTAGACCCTGTGTTTGAATGGCCACATGCTTTATACATAGAGGCTCTacgtctgaattccttcactatatAGTTCACCagtttgtagtgctgtccgaatctacgaCTCCATAGAAGTTTCCCAGAAGtgtctgcgaaaaaccagtgtccaTCAATggtcactagattggcgaatatagaccacaatgcattgcgtttgaacaatttttgcccccaaaaagtttttttttgtaaataaaccaACATTATTATCTTCATAACTCAGTGATTCATAAATGTTCATCATAAAACATTCGTATCAatgagattttcactttgtgaaatcgatgacgtcatatttgcagtttaaaaaaacaaagtagtggacatggtgtccaaattcctttttaaaatccagggcactacatcgTCCCACACTGTATAGTTTTCTAGTCGTTGGGGAGTAGGGTGGGAATCAGACACAGCCAGAGACAGAGATCAGTCTTTAAAGTATGCGTAGTTACGTGCGATTGTGGGAGTTTTGAAGGTAAAAGCCCGACTTACACGTTTACATCCTGTCATTGGAAGTGGGCggagtgaacgtagctttagaggGGAAGTTCTCGGTCGCCGGCATATGTTGATCAGATTTGCTCTTTAATGTTTCAAGTCAATCAAAAGTCATTATCTAACAATTCGAACGGCTTTAGGTTGTTGTAAACGCTGAAGATCTTTGCTTAAAGTGTTTCGTTTGCTTGATTTTAAAGCCTTTTCAGCACCAGAGCGACCTCAACAGGAAGGAGGTCATCCCGGCCTCAACCATCCCGCCCCTCCGGCCGTCCACACCATTTACCAGCAGGTTCCATTCCCCATTTACATGCAGCCGCGGCCGTCATGGAATAATGCGCAACACAATCGGTTTGGTCCCTCTAGCTTTTCAACAGGCCGTCAAAGTGAGTAAAAGACGGCCGCTCCGGCATCTTCACTCATGATTCTACCCCCACAGGCTGCcgggaattgtgttttttttcttctaaaatccATAAACACAACAGTTGGTCACATCAAATGATGACTTTTAGTAAACAAAAGGATCAAACTGACCACttgcttctaaaaaaaaagacctcagGAGTCAAACCAATTGGTGGCATGGACTGCATCCCTTTGACTCCATGCATGACATTTTCCCAAAACGCTGCTCCAACTCTGGATTTACAGaggatgaaatgtttgatttttaattaaCAATAAGAACTATGAGGAATTTTCGaatcaaaaattgcattttaaaaaaagatttcatgaTAAATGGTCCACATTTATATTGCAAAGCCAATTTACAATGAAATGAAAGATTAAATTTATCCTATTTGGACTAAAATAGAGTTTAGAACAGCAGACAAGGTACAAAAATGACGAAGTGAAGATCCTGAAATTTTGAATGCACTTTTTTGAAGCTACGacccctttatttatttattaatttatttttacaaaagttcATATTTATCTATATTCtcattttcgtttgatttttttttatttattttttttaatggttctgtgGCTTTGAACTGTtatgcagtggtttttttttttgttttttacttcctTATTGCATGAAGTAAACAGATTTTTCAGCAGACTACTGGCCACTCGTAACACTCGCTGGTGTAAGAAACGGCTTTATAACAAATCCAGTTTCATGCTGAGCGTTTGGTTTTTCGCAGAGCTGCTCTCCATGAAGTGTGAAATGGTTCGTTAGTGGGCTTCGGCCTGCTGGTAAAAGCAAACTAGCAAAATCTCCACAGTTGCTCCTTTGCCCAAGAAAattaaactgcatccactgctacctGGAATAAATAGTTTTTGGGAACACTATACGCCTCATTTACTGCAAAAAAATCCTCAATTTGATCATTTACTAAGTTCAATAAGTTATTTTAATTCTCAGATGTGCTTTTTGATTCACTTAACCTGATGGTTAAAGAACCATTCTAACAtgttttctgattatggagggtggatggaaaaagaaaattaagcttaaaactgctttcttgttttttttttacttcttttttttttggaatcgTTGGGAATCTGGAACAGGGGAAAAtataatatttgaaaaaagagcttatttgttacTGAGAACAAACGGAAGCATCCGCTTGTAGACGAATGGAtcacgtcttcgttttcctcgtccgagttggaatctggctcaaagccGGGCGGCTGGATAGCCCTGGtattgctcaccgtttttgttgcaactgtaattttgggttggagttgtgaggggctgtaaactagcggtAGAGCACGTGAACAGATGACTCTCAGCCATAGGTGGCGGGATGGGGGGTGAGGTTGCTCCGTGACAACagtccccgcccacaactcggagatgaatttctactgagctgctgctgctatgcgggaactatgtcctaaagatttttgatttttggcttaaaacggcaaaatcatgattaaaaaaatcctaCTGGGAATATAAAAATGGACGCTTTCACAATAGAAAAGGTCTAATTTGAGAATTTTCACTCGCTTTCAGACCCTCATGGAGAAAAGTTTAAGAAACCTTCATCAGGAAGGAAGAATAAGACCACCAGCAATCCAGCTCCAAAGGCTCATCAAAACAGGGGAGGAGACAGGAGCCAGCCTCCGAAAAATAAAGGTAAGTCCTTCTCTGTTTGGGGTCTGAActgaaaaaatgtcacatttagcTCTCAATGGTTTAAATCAGTCGTTTTCTgcacaaacatttctgtttttaaccgAGACACTCTGTGGCACAGCCAGTCCTTTTATGAGGCTAATTCAGGATTCACACTGTTCTTTGTGGCTTCCTTATAAGGTAATATTATTATTGTGGTAAATTTCCTGGTTTCCTAAAGTATAAGTTGATTCCAGCGCCAGCAAAAGTGTTAAATTGAggaccccaaaaaaaaaaaaaacccagtttACCGTTCATCTTTAATATTTTGTAGGATTTCCAACATATTAAATTTCCACTCAAGCATATTTTGAGAAAAGGCAAAAGCTAACTTCGATTATTTCAATGTACCGGTAGTTTATTTTGTGAGACTGGCAGAAGtttcattttggaaaactaccgcattctgttcaccacatctgTCTGTCGTGACACGTCACGTGACCGTAAGCAGCTGTTCGGACCGCCAAGTTAGTCAACCTCTCCGCTTAAAAGCAACCAAACATATTTAGAAAGTTTCTCTGGGGAGAAAAGTGTCGGTgaggaaatggaagaagagccTCCGACTCCAAAGGAACAGCTATTTACGGACAAAACCGGGAGTTTTCCTCCAAATTCAGATTTATTGAGACAGTTGTTCCCGCGGACCAGAAGCTGCTCGCTGCAGCGACTGACGTTTTAacgtttcacacacacacataataaAGTTGCAGACCAGTGgatttatgtttattattttatcctgctttatttatccatcattAAATGTTGGACatggctgaagttggcgtctggtTGTTAGTACCCACTCTGTCGTGAAAGGGAAAAATCTTCATCTTAAAGTATAAAGCAGCggcaaaacgtttgacagagaataaa
The sequence above is a segment of the Oryzias latipes chromosome 1, ASM223467v1 genome. Coding sequences within it:
- the LOC111946281 gene encoding E3 ubiquitin/ISG15 ligase TRIM25-like, which codes for MMAEEADFSLCALEEELTCCICLSPFDCPVTIPCGHNFCQDCLLATWEDANFSCPQCRTSFPSRPELQKNTVLSSVVEAFKLKSSKNSSAIPTEQESKAEEQSKAEEKHVVLCDTCMEAEASRTCLTCMASYCEEHLRPHRENPTFRVHQLIDPVGDLSEHICSEHHKLMEHFCTEHGRLICSSCLQQVHKSCSFSSPEEQRGLKENDFRAKLSLLNEKIERTDSVVLQITDMQNKLKGAANSRKTALSAAYQQLRDVLAQDERAALHEVDCELEKGQMKLQHFAKRFSENNEKMRTAREDINELLRRSQTTAFLQASFELPKVIKFDPYAPRINLDSERVTAAQSFAADLKGSLMEILSQPFEARPPLLGSGDAETSGSESEPESTGDEPSTFSAPERPQQEGGHPGLNHPAPPAVHTIYQQVPFPIYMQPRPSWNNAQHNRFGPSSFSTGRQNPHGEKFKKPSSGRKNKTTSNPAPKAHQNRGGDRSQPPKNKGEDRKAPSASGGQKPAAAGPKSTKDGKPGSRPHSAKPPGQQQHHKKNK